The following nucleotide sequence is from Dyella sp. BiH032.
GTTCCCATGCCCTTCCTCGAACTGACCCTCACCCTCCGCTCCGAACAGCAGCCGCGCGCCGAAGAAGCGCTGGAGGATCTCGGCGCGCTATCCGTCACGCTGCAGGACGCCGACGCGGAAACGCCGGACGAGCAGGCGATCTTCGAGCCGGGCGTGGGCGAACTCCCGCTATGGCCGACCATCACGCTCAACGCGCTGTTCGATGCGGACACCGACCGTCGCGGCTTGACCGAAGCACTCGGCGACCTGCTGCCGTGGCTGGAGCCGGACCAGGTGCTGTACCGCGACGTCGCCGACGAGGATTGGGAGCGCGCGTGGATGGACCAGTTCAAGCCGATGCAATTCGGCCGGCGGCTGTGGATCTATCCGTGGAACATCGAGCCGCCGCAGGACGGCGACAGCGTGGTGGTACGCCTCGATCCCGGCCTGGCCTTCGGCAGCGGCACCCACCCCACCACCGCGCTGTGCCTGGAATGGCTCGACGCACAGGACCTGAAAGGCAAGACGCTGATCGACTATGGCTGCGGCTCCGGCATCCTCGCCATCGCGGCGCTCAAGCTGGGGGCGGCGAGCGCAGTGGGCGTGGACAACGATCCGCAGGCACTGACCGCCTCGGCCGACAACGCCGAGCGCAACGAGGTCGCCGGACGACTGGCCCTGTTCCTGCCGGAGGACCTGGACGCAGAACCCGCCGAGGTCTTCATCGCGAACATCCTCGCCGGCCCGCTGGACGAGCTCGCCCCGAGCTTCGCGGCAGCGGCCAGGGCGGGCGCGCCCTTCGCCATTTCCGGCATCCTCAAGGGCCAGGAAGGTGAGCTGCTCGAACGCTACGCCGAATGGTTCGACGAGTTGCGCGTGGATACGCGCGAGGACTGGGTGCGCATCAGCGGACGACGCCGCGCGGACTGAAGGTCTGAGCCCTGACCGCGTCGGCGCGTCCGCCGCCGTTTACTGCGCCTTGCCGGCGTACAGCTTCTGCACGGCGCCGAGATCGTATTTGCAGCCCACCAGGTAATAGCGGCTCTTGCCGCCGGATTCGCCCGGCATGGCCACGAGTTCGCCCTCGGGCGCCTGCTTGCCGTACATCGGCCAGTCGGGGCCGAGGCTGTCGTCCTTCTGCAGTCCCTGCCTGGCGGCGAACGCGGCCATCTCCTCGAGCGGTTTGTCGCTCTTGATCACCAGATAGATCTCGTTGCGCGCGTAGAAATAGACGTACGAGGAGCGCACGCCGAAGGCTTCGACCGGCTGCGCGGACTCGCGGATGAAGCCGCTGTCCAGGCCGGCTTTCTCCGGCGCCTTCAGGAAAGGCATGAAACTTTTGTCGTCGACCGCGCGATTGGCACCGGCCATGGCGCTCACGCCTTTGCAGGTGATGGCGTCCGCCACGGCGGCGACGCGGGCGTCCGCGGCCGACGCCTGGAACGTGGCGATGCCGGCCAGGCAGGCGAGGCTGAGGCTCGCGCGTAGAAGTCGGGTCATGAGGTAGTCGTCCTTATCCATGGCACTGCGTTCTCCAGAGGCGGGCAGCACCGGAACCGCCGCCGGACGTGGACGCCGGCGGCGCGATCATACGCCAGGCGGTGACGTCGTTCGCCGCCGCGCAAAACGCGATGGCGTTCCACATTCCGCCGCGCTTTGCGCTTACCCTTGCAGGCCGCCGCGCGAACGACTCTACTTGCCGCATGTACGCCCAGTGTCCCGACTGCCTCACCGTGTTCTCGATGGACGCGGAACTGCTCGCGCAGGCGCGCGGACACGTGGTCTGCGGGCATTGCCAGGTAGAGTTCGATGCGCTGCTGAGCCTGAGCAGCCAGCTGCCGCCGGAACCGTTCCAGTACCTTCCCTCGCGCGAGAACTCCGGCCGTTTGCCCCGCGCCGACGCCGCTGTCTACCGGCCGCGGCCCGAACAGGTTTTCGCGCCGGCATCCACGCCGGCCGCGGAAAACGGAGACTTCTCCCAGCTGGTGTTCTCGCCGCGCTTCGCCCGGGAAGCCAAGTCGTCGGCGGGCCGTCGCTGGCCATGGCTGGTCGCCTGCCTGGTGCTGTTGCTGCTGTTGTGCGCGCAGCTGGCGTGGGCCAAGCGCGACGTGCTGATTGCCGACGCGACCGCCGGCTCCTGGCTGCGCCAGGCATGCACCGGGCTCGGCTGCCGCCTGCCTTTGGTCCAGGACGTGCATCGGCTGCGGCTGCTGGCGCGCGACGTGCAGGCGCACCCGTCGGTGCCGGGCGCGCTGCTGATCAGTGCCACAGTGCGCAACGACGCGAGCTTCGACCAGCCCTGGCCGGTGGTGTCGGTCACCCTCTCCGACGTGGACGGCAAGCGGATCGCCATGCGGCGCCTGCAGCCCGCCGAATACCTTGGCGATAGCGCCGCCCTGGAACGCGGCCTTGCAGCCGGCGGCAACGCCGCCCTGGTGCTGGAGGTGGAAGACCCTGGCAACAAGGCCGTGGCCTTCGAGATCGGCTTCGAGTGAAGCCCAACTCTTTCCTAAGAAACTCAGTACTTAAAATTCTCCGGTCGCGAGGGTAAACTCTCACCCCTTCGTCTGCTGCATCCGGCGTTCCATGCGAGCCGCCGCCCGCGGTACCAGCCAAAGCAACATGCGGCGACCCATGCAGTCGCTGCGAAGAACGTGAGGGAGATGCCCGTGAACGCCGTCAGACTGCCTGCTGCCGAGGCCGCCAAGGAGACCTCGTCGCAGAGCGCGTTGAGCGAATGCGTTACCCGCACCGTCCGTCGCTATCTCGCCGACATCGGCGACACGGAATGCGCGGAAGGCCTGCATGCGCTCGTCATTCGCGAAGTCGAAGGCCCGCTGCTGCGCGAAGTCCTGGCATGGCACGACGGCAACCAGAGCCGTGCCGCCGCCGCGCTCGGCATCAATCGCGCCACCCTGCGCAAGAAGCTCGCCGTCCACGGCCTGCTCTGACATCGCGGCGCAGGATGCGCCCGCTCCGACCGGGAAGTCGCCATGTCCTCCGCATTCATCGTCCGCCCCGCCACTGCCGCCGACCACGCGCGGATCGCCGTGGTGTGGGAAGACGCCGTGCGCGCGACGCATGACTTCCTCGCCGAGGAAGACATCCTGTTCTTCCGCGGCTTCCTTCCCGAGATATTTGGACGTCTGGACGTCCGCGTCGCCGACCGGGGCGGCGATATCGGCGGTTTCGTCGCCACGGCCGAGCGGCATGTCGAAGCCCTGTTCGTCGCGCCGGCCCTGCACGGCCAGGGGCTGGGCCGCAAGCTGCTGGACCACGTCATCGGCGACGATCCGAGCACGGCCTGGACCGTGGACGTGAACGAGCAGAACCCCGGCGCCACCCGCTTCTACGAACGCTACGGCTTCGTGCAGGTCGGCCGCTCGGAGCTGGACGCGAGCGGACGTCCCTTCCCGCTGCTGCATCTGGCGCTGCGCCGCTGAGCGCCTCGGCGGAACGCCTGGGTTTATAATCCCGGCCTTTCCCGCAGGAACCCGCCTCATGTCCACGGCCTCCCTGGCGCCGGTCCGCCGCGCCTTGCTCAGCGTTTCCGACAAACACGGGCTGATCGACCTCGCCCGCCGGCTGTCCGCCAAGGGCGTCGAACTGCTGTCCACCGGCGGCACCGCCAAGGCGATCCGCGACGCCGGCCTGCCGGTGAAGGACGTGAGCGAACTGACCGGCTTTCCCGAGATCATGGACGGCCGCGTCAAGACGCTGCACCCGAAAGTCCATGGCGGCCTGCTCGGCCGCCGCGGCACCGACGACGCGGTGATGGCCGAGCTGGACATCGCGCCGATCGACCTGCTCGTGCTCAACCTCTACCCGTTCGAAGCCACCGTCGCGCGTCCCGACTGCAAGCTGGAACAGGCCATCGAGAACATCGACATCGGCGGTCCTGCCATGCTGCGCTCCGCGGCGAAGAACTGGAACGACGTCGGCGTGCTGACCTCGCCCGACCAGTACGAGGACGCGGTCAAGGAGATCGAGGAACACGGCGGTCTCGCGCGCGCGACGCGCTTCAAGCTCGCCGTCGCGGCGTTCAATCGCGTCTCCAACTACGACGGCGCGATCAGCGATTACCTGTCCGCGCTGCGCCTCAATGAGACGCAGGACGGGATCGCCGGCCACGACCTGTTCCCGGGCCAGGCGAACGGCCGCTTCGTGAAGATGATGGACCTGCGCTACGGCGAGAACCCGCACCAGCATGCCGCGTTCTACCGCGATCTCCATCCCGCACCCGGTACGCTGGCCACCTTCCGCCAGATCCAGGGCAAGGAGCTGTCGTTCAACAACATCGCCGATGCCGACGCGGCGTGGGAATGCGTGCGCAGTTTCACCAAGCCCGCCTGCGTGATCGTCAAGCACGCCAATCCGTGCGGCGTGGCGGTGAGCCTTGAGGGCGTGGGCCGCGCCTACGACCTGGCGTACCAGACCGACCCCACCTCCGCTTTCGGCGGCATCATCGCTTTCAATCGCGAGCTGGACGGCTCCACCGCGCGCGCCATCGTCGAACGCCAGTTCGTCGAAGTGGTGCTCGCGCCCGCCTACGCGGAGGACGCCCTGCTGGCCTTCGCCAAGAAGGCCAACGTGCGCCTGTTGCTGATCCCGCCGCCGGCCGACGGCGATCTTTCCCGCGCCCACCCGGGCAATGACGTGCGCCGCGTGGGCTCGGGCCTGCTGATCCAGACCGCTGATCGCGGCATGGTCACCGCCGAGGATCTGAAGGTGGTGACGAAGCGCGCGCCGACCGAAGCGGAGATCCACGACCTGATCTTCGCCTGGAAGGTGGCCAAGTACGTCAAGAGCAACGCCATCGTCTACGCACGCGACCGCCAGACCATCGGTATCGGCGCCGGCCAGATGAGCCGTGTCTACAGCGCCCGCATCGCCGGCATCAAGGCGGCGGACGAGAAGCTGGAAGTGCGCGGCTCGGTGATGGCGTCGGACGCGTTCTTCCCGTTCCGCGACGGCATCGATGCGGCGGCGCAGGCGGGCATCACCGCGGTGATCCAGCCGGGCGGCTCGATGCGCGACGCCGAAGTGATCGCCGCCGCCGACGAGCACGGCATGGCCATGGTGTTCACCGGCATGCGCCACTTCCGCCACTGAACCCTCGTCGCCGCGGTCGCGAGAAGGCCGCGGCGATGGAGCATCCAGACCGAAACACCGGCACGGTTTGATGCTGCAGCCTCCGCGGCGTGCCGGACAGCGTTTACGGATTCCTGCCGTCTAACGGCTACCGGAAAGTAATCGACGCTTCGGTCGATAGCCTGGCACGCGGCTACCGGACACGATGTCCGCCGATGCCACGCAACGCCAGCGCTGCGTTGGCGTCCGGCCTATGGACACGCTACGCACCGATCGGATGGCACAACCCTGCCGCCGATCAGCGCCGTGCAGGCGCGGGCTCGCCGGCATGCACTTCCACCGGCCGCGCCGCATAGCGGCGCGCCAGCACCGCGCAGGTCATCAGCTGGATCTGGTGGAACAGCATGATCGGCAGCACGATCGCGCCCAGCGGATGGCCGGCGAACAGGACCTTGGCCATCGGCACGCCACTGGCGAGGCTCTTCTTGGAACCGCAGAACACGATGGTGATCTCGTCCGCGCGGCCGAAGCCCAGCGCGCGGGCGCCATAGCGTGTGGCCAGCAGCGCGATCGCCAGTAGCACGATGTTCACCAGCAGCAGCCCGCCGAGCACCGGCAGCGGCACCTGCTTCCACAGACCCTGCAAGACCGCCGCGCTGAAGGCGGTGTAGACCACCAGCAGGATCGAGCCCTGGTCCACGTAAGCCACCAGGCCGCGATGCTTCGCCACCCAGCCGCCGATCCAGCGCTGCGCCACCTGCCCGACCACGAAGGGCACCAGCAGCTGCAGCACGATCGCGCCGATCGCATCCCACGACATGCCGCCCTGCCCATGCGACTCCAGCATCAAGCCCACCAATAGCGGCGTGAGGAAAATGCCCAGCAGGCTGGACGCCGACGCCGAACAGATCGCGGCGGCGACGTTGCCGCGCGCAATCGAGGTGAATGCAATGGACGACTGCACGGTGGAAGGCAGTGCGCACAGGAACAGCACGCCCAGGTAGAGATCCGGCGTCACCAGCGGCGCCAGCAACGGGCGCAGCAGCCAGCCCAGCAAGGGGAATAGCACGAAGGTGCTGGCCAGCACCGTCAGGTGCAAGCGCCAATGGGTCGCTCCGGCCACCACCGCCTCGCGCGACAGCTTGGCGCCGTGCAGGAAGAACAGCAGCGCGATGGCAAGGTCGGTCAACACCTCGAACACGTCGGCGGCTGCACCGCGGCACGGCAAGACCGTAGCCAGGGTCACGGTGGCGACGAGCGCGCAGGTGAAACGGTCGGGCAGGAAGCGGCTCAGGGACATGGCGGCAGGGGGCAAGAGGCTGGGGGCGGCTCATTCCAGCGCCCGGCGATTGATAAATCAAATCGTTTTAACTTATTCATTGATACGATTTGCGCATGAACGTCAGCCTGCGCCAGCTCCGCGCCTTTCTCGCCGTCGCCCACGCGCGGCATTTCCGGCGGGCGGCCGAGAGCCTGCATCTCACCCAGCCGGCGGTCAGCCGCCACATCGCCGACCTGGAGGCGGAACTGGGCGTGCGGCTGTTCGACCGCAACACGCGCGAAGTCGTCCCCACCGAAGCGGGGCGCTACCTGCAAGGCGCCGTGGAGCGGCTGCTCGATGAACTGGAAGGCGTGCTGGCCCACGTCCACACGGAAAGCGAACGGCGCAGCGGCAAGGTGCGCGTGGCCGCGGTGCCGACCTTGTCGGCCGGCCTGATGCCCCGCTGCATCGCCGCCTGCGCGCGCGACTTTCCGCAATTGACGGTGCAACTTCATGACCAGGCGCAGACGCTCGTACTCGACAGCGTCCGCAACGGTGAGGTGGATTTCGGCCTCGCCATCGAGCCGGCGGACCGCGAATCCTTCGAGATCGAAACCATCCTGCATGACCCGTTCGTGCTCGTCTGCCGCACCGACCACCCGCTCGCCGCGCTGGCGCAGGTGCCATGGAAGAAGCTCAAGGACCAGCCGCTGGTGCTGCTGGACCAGACCTCCGGCAGCCGACGCCTGATCGATCGGCAGCTGGCTGCGCAGCGCATCGAGGGGAATGTGGTCCAGCAGGCCGGCCATCCGTTGACCGCATTCCGCATGGTGGAAGCAGGCCTGGGCGTGAGCGTCACGCCGCGGTTGTCGTTGCCCGCACCCGGCGCGCTGGTGACGCGGCCTCTCACGCCGACGGCAGAGCGTGCCGTCACGCTGATCCGTCGCCGGCACCGTTCGCTGTCGCCCACGGCGCAGCTGGTGTGGAACAGCATCCGCGACACCGCCGCCGCGTGGGCGAACACGGATACAGCGAAACGTAGAACGATCACGCCGCGTTGAACCGCGCGCGCCTAGCGTGGAGCGGCTACGCAGGAGACCCGCCATGCGCTATCAGCTCTACTACTGGACCGGCATCCAGGGACGCGGCGAATTCGTGCGCCTCGCGCTGGAGGACGCCGACGCCGATTACGTGGACGTGGCCCGCGAGGAGGGCGATGAAGCGATCATGCCGTTCCTGCGCGGCGAGCGGCCCGGCGCGCGGCCGTTCGCTCCGCCGTTCCTGAAAGCCGGGCGCCTGGTGATCGCGCAGACCGCGGAAATCCTGCACTACCTCGGCCCGCGCCATGGCCTGGTGCCGAAGAGCGAGGCGGCGCGGCTGTACGCGCATCAGCTGCAGCTCACGCTCTCGGACCTGGTGGTCGAAGCGCACGACACGCATCATCCGATCGCCAGCGGCCTTTACTACGAAGACCAGCGCCCTGCCGCTAGACAGCGCGCGGAAGATTTCCGCAAGACGCGCATTCCCAAGTTCCTCGGCTACTTCGAGGACGTGCTCGACAAGGCCGGCGGCCGCCACGCGCTGGGCCGGCATTCGTACATCGACCTCTCGCTTTTCCAGGTGATGAGCGGACTTTCCTACGCCTTCCCGAAGGCGATGAAGCGCATGCGCAGGAAACTGCCCCGCTTGAACGCACTTGCCGACCGGGTGGCCGGGCGGCCGCGGCTGGCCGCCTACCTGGCATCGCCGCGGCGCATCCCGTTCAACGAGATGGGCATCTTCCGGCATTACCCTGAGCTGGACGACTGAATCAGAGCACGCTCAACCAGAGCACGCTTTTCAAAACACCGCGATCACGATCGCGCCGGCCAGGATCAACGCGCCGCCCACCAGCGTCGGCCACGCCGGGCGCTCGCCGAGCACCGCGATGCCCAGCAGGATCACCATCGCCACGCTGAGCTTGTCGATCGGCGCCACCTTGCTCAGCGGCCCCAGCTGCAGCGCGCGGTAGTAGCAGAGCCACGAAAGGCCCGTGGCGATTCCCGACAACACCAGGAACAGCCACGCTTGCGACGACAGGTTCGCCGGCCGCGCCCATTCGCCACGCAGGCTGAGGATGCCGGCGGTCACCAGCAGGATGACGATGGTGCGGATGAATGTGGCGAGATTGGAATTGATGCCCGCCACACCGATCTTGCCGAACAGCGCGGTGAGCGCGGCGAAGAACGCCGAGCCGAGTGCGAACAGCAGCCAGCTCTCGCGCGGGTTCATGGCGTGCGCCGGCTTACTGCCCGCAGGAGGGTTGATCCTCGGCCGGACGGCTCTTGCCCCACTCCAGCACCTTGTACATCACCGGCTTCACCGGCTCGCGCGGGCCGCTCTGGCTGACCTGGCTGTAATTGCCCTTGGCGTCGACCAGGTAGACCTGCTCCGGCCCGACCTTGGGCTTCACCACCACCTGGTACAGCGCGCCGCTGCGACGGTATTCCTGGATGGTGTTGTCTTCCTTTTGACATTCGGTGATCTGCGCATCGGACGTCTGGCCCGATGCGCCGGCCGTGGCGGCGGTCGCCTTGGCGGGTGTGCTCTGCGCGGTGGCCGGCTTGGGCGGCTGCGTCGCCTTGACGCCCGGATCGTTCATGCCCGGCGGCGGCGGGGCCGGCGGCAGCGAGCGCGTGGACTGTGCGAAAGCCGGCGCGGCGGCGGAAACGGCCAGGGCGGCGACACCCAGGGCGACGGCTAGGACGGCAGGTTTCATGGCGGATCTCCTCGCGATGGGGCCGAGCATAGCAGCGCCGCCTCCCGGCTCCGTGAAGCGCGGCAACATGGCGCCCTGCTCCCGGCGAGGCCGGCGCATCGGCGTTACACTCGCCCTTCCTCCCGGCCGGCGCACCCGCGTCCCGGCCCCACCCTTCGCGGTCTCCCTGGCTTCCATGTCCAAGCTCATCCTCATCGACGGCTCTTCGTATCTCTATCGCGCGTTCCACGCGCTGCCTCCGCTGACCAACACCCACGGCGAGCCCACCGGCGCGCTGTTCGGCGTGGTGAACATGCTGCGCGCGACGCTGAAGGCGAAACCGGAATACGTGGCCTTCGTCAGCGATGCGCCAGGCCCCACGTTCCGCGATGCGCTGTACGACCAGTACAAGGCGAACCGCCCGCCCATGCCGGACGACCTGGGCGCCCAGGTGGAACCCATGCTGGCGATCGTGTCCGCGCTGGGCTTTCCGATCCTGCGCATCACCGGGGTGGAAGCGGACGACGTGATCGGCACGCTGACCGAGCAGGCGCATGCGCAGGGCATCGAAGTGGAAATCTCCACCGGCGACAAGGACCTCGCCCAGCTCGTGCGGCCCGGCGTCACCCTGGTCAACACCATGACCAACACCACCATGGACGATGCCGGCGTCATGGAGAAGTTCGGCGTGCGTCCGGATCAGATCGTCGACTACCTGGCCCTGGTCGGCGACAGCGTCGACAACGTGCCCGGCGTGCCCAAGTGCGGCCCCAAGACGGCCGCGAAGTGGCTGGCCGAGTACGGCACGCTCGACGGCGTGATCGCCAATGCGGACAAGATCGGCGGCAAGATCGGCGAGAACCTGCGCGCGGCGCTCCCGCAGCTGCCGTTGTCGAAGGAACTGGTGTCGATCCGCCTGACCGTGCCGCTCGAACAGGGCGTCACCGACCTGGTGCTGCGCGACCGCGACGTCGAGCGCCTGCGCGAGCTGTACATCCGCTACGAGTTCAAGGCGGCGCTGAAGGAACTGGACGGCACCGCCGAGGTCGCCGCGCCGACGCCGGCAGCGCCGGCCGCCGCCGCTGTTGCGGTGCCCGCGGCCCATCCCGCGGGCGACCTGAGCGGGCCGGGCCGCTACGAGCTGGTCACCACCGAGGCCCAGCTCGACGCCTGGCTGGCGAAGCTGCGCACCGCCGAACTGATCGCCTTCGACACCGAGACCACCAGCATCGATTCCATGCAGGCGGACATGGTGGGCCTGAGCCTCTCGGTAGAAACCGGCGAGGCCTGCTACGTGCCGCTGGCCCACGATTACCCCGGCGCGCCGCCGCAGCTCGCGCGCGACCACGTGCTCGACCGGCTCAAGCGGATCTTCGAGGACCCGTCGCGGCCCAAGCTCGGCCAGCACGCGAAGTACGACATCAACATCCTTTCGCATTACGGCATCGCGGTGCAGGGGCTCAAGCACGACTCCATGCTGGAGTCGTACGTGTGGAACGCCACCGCCACGCGTCACGACATGGATTCGCTGGCGCGCAAATATCTCGGCTACGAGACGGTGAAGTACGAGGAAGTGGCCGGCAAGGGCGCCAAGCAGATCTCCTTCTCGCAGGTCGACGTCGACACCGCCTGCCGCTACGCCGCCGAGGACGCCGACATCACCCTGCGCCTGCATCGCGCGCTGTGGCCGCTGCTGGAGAGCGAGCCGAAGCTGCGCAGCGTGTACGAGGACATCGAGATCCCGCTGGTGCCGGTGCTCGCCGGCATGGAGCAGCGCGGCGTGCTGATCGACGTGCCCAACCTGCGCCTGCAGAGCCAGCAGCTGGGCAAGCGCATGTTCGACCTGCAGCAGCAGGCCTGGCAGGCCGCAGGCCACGACTTCAACCTGGACTCGCCCAAGCAGCTGCAGAGCGTGCTGTTCGACGAACTGGGCCTGCCGGCCAAGCTGCGCACGCCCACCGGGCAGCCGTCCACCAACGAGGAGGCGCTGGAGGCGATCGCGGAGGAGCACCCGCTGCCGCGCCTGATCCTGGACTACCGCGGCCTGGCCAAGCTGCGCTCGACCTACACCGACAAACTGGCGGAGATCGTCAATCCGCGCACCGGCCGCGTGCACACCAGCTACCACCAGGGCGCGGTGGCCACCGGGCGCGTGTCGTCGTCCGACCCGAACCTGCAGAACATCCCGGTGCGCACCGAGGAAGGCCGGCGCATCCGCCAGGCCTTCATCGCACCGGATGGCTGGGTGGTCATGGCCGCCGACTACTCGCAGATCGAGCTGCGCATCATGGCCCACCTGTCCGGCGACGAGGGCCTGCTGCGCGCCTTCCAGGAAGGCGGCGACGTGCACCGCGCCACCGCCGCCGAAGTGTTCGGCCTGCCGCCCGAGGAAGTCAGCGCCAACCAGCGCCGTGCCGCCAAGGCCATCAACTTCGGCCTGATGTACGGCATGAGCGCGTTCGGCCTGGCGCGCCAGCTGGGCGTGGACCGCGGCGAAGCCAGCGACTACATGGCCCGCTATTTCGCCCGCTACCCGGGCGTGCACGCCTTCATGGACGCCACGCGCGAGCAGGCGCACCGCGATGGCTATGTCGAGACCATCTTCGGCCGCCGCCTGTACCTGGAGAACCTCAAGTCCCGCAACCAGGCTTTGCGCGCCGGCGCCGAGCGCGCGGCGGTGAACGCGCCCATGCAGGGCAGCGCCGCGGACATCATCAAGCGCGCCATGATCGCGGTGGCCGAGTGGCTCAAGCCGCGCGACGACGCCCACATGCTCATGCAGGTGCACGACGAACTGGTGTTCGAGGTGCGCGAGGACGCGGTCGACACGGTTCGCGCCGCCGTGGTCGAGCGCATGTCCGGCGCCGCCCAGCTGCGGGTGCCGCTGCTGGTGGAAGCCGGCGTGGGCGCCAACTGGGACGAGGCGCACTGAGGCAGCGTCATTTGGAATTTCCAAATGAATCGACAATGAATTTTTGCCGGAATCTTGCTGCAACTTTTCCAGCCTCGGACGTTCTATAGACA
It contains:
- the polA gene encoding DNA polymerase I: MSKLILIDGSSYLYRAFHALPPLTNTHGEPTGALFGVVNMLRATLKAKPEYVAFVSDAPGPTFRDALYDQYKANRPPMPDDLGAQVEPMLAIVSALGFPILRITGVEADDVIGTLTEQAHAQGIEVEISTGDKDLAQLVRPGVTLVNTMTNTTMDDAGVMEKFGVRPDQIVDYLALVGDSVDNVPGVPKCGPKTAAKWLAEYGTLDGVIANADKIGGKIGENLRAALPQLPLSKELVSIRLTVPLEQGVTDLVLRDRDVERLRELYIRYEFKAALKELDGTAEVAAPTPAAPAAAAVAVPAAHPAGDLSGPGRYELVTTEAQLDAWLAKLRTAELIAFDTETTSIDSMQADMVGLSLSVETGEACYVPLAHDYPGAPPQLARDHVLDRLKRIFEDPSRPKLGQHAKYDINILSHYGIAVQGLKHDSMLESYVWNATATRHDMDSLARKYLGYETVKYEEVAGKGAKQISFSQVDVDTACRYAAEDADITLRLHRALWPLLESEPKLRSVYEDIEIPLVPVLAGMEQRGVLIDVPNLRLQSQQLGKRMFDLQQQAWQAAGHDFNLDSPKQLQSVLFDELGLPAKLRTPTGQPSTNEEALEAIAEEHPLPRLILDYRGLAKLRSTYTDKLAEIVNPRTGRVHTSYHQGAVATGRVSSSDPNLQNIPVRTEEGRRIRQAFIAPDGWVVMAADYSQIELRIMAHLSGDEGLLRAFQEGGDVHRATAAEVFGLPPEEVSANQRRAAKAINFGLMYGMSAFGLARQLGVDRGEASDYMARYFARYPGVHAFMDATREQAHRDGYVETIFGRRLYLENLKSRNQALRAGAERAAVNAPMQGSAADIIKRAMIAVAEWLKPRDDAHMLMQVHDELVFEVREDAVDTVRAAVVERMSGAAQLRVPLLVEAGVGANWDEAH